In Onthophagus taurus isolate NC chromosome 6, IU_Otau_3.0, whole genome shotgun sequence, a genomic segment contains:
- the LOC111419980 gene encoding choline-phosphate cytidylyltransferase B-like isoform X1: MVKRARKSEIRAICKEAPFDDEPQAVRNRELCDYNVKVTYETARLGTAGRPVRVYADGIYDVFHQGHARQLMQAKNVFPNVYLIVGVCNDDLTHSKKGRTVMNETERYEGVRHCRYVDEVVRDAPWEVDDAYILKHKIDFIAHDDLPYGSDDCNDIYAKWKARGMFVATERTEGVSTSDIVARIVRDYDIYVRRNLQRGYSAKDLNISYLSEKKIRLQNKMHELKDKSKKVMNSLGERKVDLITKWEDKSREFIENFLLLFGRERLTNIWNESKGRILNALSPPSSPMREGSPTSSNGDLFDSFEDNLSPPRKSARLESLSPQSSSSLSGRYSSVNEYSDEEEIAAN, from the exons atGGTTAAAAGAGCTAGAAAATCCGAAATCCGG GCTATTTGCAAAGAGGCCCCGTTTGACGACGAACCCCAAGCGGTACGTAATCGGGAGTTATGCGATTATAACGTGAAGGTAACTTACGAAACCGCCCGTCTTGGAACCGCAGGACGTCCAGTTAGGGTTTATGCTGATGGAATTTACGACGTTTTTCATCAGGGCCATGCCAGACAACTTATGCAAGCCAAAAACGTTTTTCCTAATGTCTACCTCATCGTTGGAg tatgtAACGATGATTTAACGCATAGTAAAAAAGGTCGTACTGTAATGAATGAAACTGAACGTTACGAAGGAGTTCGTCATTGTCGTTACGTAGACGAAGTGGTCCGTGACGCCCCATGGGAAGTGGATGACGCTTATATCTTGAAACACAAGATTGATTTTATCGCCCACGATGATCTCCCCTACGGTTCGGACGATTGTAATGATATCTACGCAAAATGGAAAGCCCGGGGAATGTTTGTTGCAACGGAACGTACGGAAGGTGTCTCAACATCCGACATCGTAGCAAGAATCGTCCGGGATTATGACATTTATGTACGTCGTAATTTGCAACGTGGTTATTCGGCGAAAGATTTAAACATTTCGTATTTAAGTGAGAAAAAAATTCGCCTCCAAAATAAAATGCAcgaattaaaagataaaagtaAGAAGGTGATGAATTCTTTGGGTGAGAGGAAGGTTGATTTAATTACGAAGTGGGAGGATAAATCGAGGgaatttattgaaaactttttgttgttatttggCCGTGAACGTTTAACTAATATTTGGAATGAAAGTAAAGGAAGGATTTTGAACGCGTTGAGTCCACCAAGTTCGCCGATGAGAGAGGGTTCACCCACTTCTAGTAATGGAGATCTTTTTGATTCTTTCGAAGATAATTTATCGCCCCCGCGGAAATCGGCTCGATTAGAATCTCTCTCTCCTCAAAGTTCTTCGTCGTTGAGTGGTCGATATTCCAGTGTTAACGAATATAGCGACGAAGAGGAAATTGCCgcaaattaa
- the LOC111419980 gene encoding choline-phosphate cytidylyltransferase B-like isoform X3 yields MQAKNVFPNVYLIVGVCNDDLTHSKKGRTVMNETERYEGVRHCRYVDEVVRDAPWEVDDAYILKHKIDFIAHDDLPYGSDDCNDIYAKWKARGMFVATERTEGVSTSDIVARIVRDYDIYVRRNLQRGYSAKDLNISYLSEKKIRLQNKMHELKDKSKKVMNSLGERKVDLITKWEDKSREFIENFLLLFGRERLTNIWNESKGRILNALSPPSSPMREGSPTSSNGDLFDSFEDNLSPPRKSARLESLSPQSSSSLSGRYSSVNEYSDEEEIAAN; encoded by the exons ATGCAAGCCAAAAACGTTTTTCCTAATGTCTACCTCATCGTTGGAg tatgtAACGATGATTTAACGCATAGTAAAAAAGGTCGTACTGTAATGAATGAAACTGAACGTTACGAAGGAGTTCGTCATTGTCGTTACGTAGACGAAGTGGTCCGTGACGCCCCATGGGAAGTGGATGACGCTTATATCTTGAAACACAAGATTGATTTTATCGCCCACGATGATCTCCCCTACGGTTCGGACGATTGTAATGATATCTACGCAAAATGGAAAGCCCGGGGAATGTTTGTTGCAACGGAACGTACGGAAGGTGTCTCAACATCCGACATCGTAGCAAGAATCGTCCGGGATTATGACATTTATGTACGTCGTAATTTGCAACGTGGTTATTCGGCGAAAGATTTAAACATTTCGTATTTAAGTGAGAAAAAAATTCGCCTCCAAAATAAAATGCAcgaattaaaagataaaagtaAGAAGGTGATGAATTCTTTGGGTGAGAGGAAGGTTGATTTAATTACGAAGTGGGAGGATAAATCGAGGgaatttattgaaaactttttgttgttatttggCCGTGAACGTTTAACTAATATTTGGAATGAAAGTAAAGGAAGGATTTTGAACGCGTTGAGTCCACCAAGTTCGCCGATGAGAGAGGGTTCACCCACTTCTAGTAATGGAGATCTTTTTGATTCTTTCGAAGATAATTTATCGCCCCCGCGGAAATCGGCTCGATTAGAATCTCTCTCTCCTCAAAGTTCTTCGTCGTTGAGTGGTCGATATTCCAGTGTTAACGAATATAGCGACGAAGAGGAAATTGCCgcaaattaa
- the LOC111419980 gene encoding choline-phosphate cytidylyltransferase B-like isoform X2 encodes MAWSRYHHFAICKEAPFDDEPQAVRNRELCDYNVKVTYETARLGTAGRPVRVYADGIYDVFHQGHARQLMQAKNVFPNVYLIVGVCNDDLTHSKKGRTVMNETERYEGVRHCRYVDEVVRDAPWEVDDAYILKHKIDFIAHDDLPYGSDDCNDIYAKWKARGMFVATERTEGVSTSDIVARIVRDYDIYVRRNLQRGYSAKDLNISYLSEKKIRLQNKMHELKDKSKKVMNSLGERKVDLITKWEDKSREFIENFLLLFGRERLTNIWNESKGRILNALSPPSSPMREGSPTSSNGDLFDSFEDNLSPPRKSARLESLSPQSSSSLSGRYSSVNEYSDEEEIAAN; translated from the exons ATGGCTTGGTCACGTTACCACcacttt GCTATTTGCAAAGAGGCCCCGTTTGACGACGAACCCCAAGCGGTACGTAATCGGGAGTTATGCGATTATAACGTGAAGGTAACTTACGAAACCGCCCGTCTTGGAACCGCAGGACGTCCAGTTAGGGTTTATGCTGATGGAATTTACGACGTTTTTCATCAGGGCCATGCCAGACAACTTATGCAAGCCAAAAACGTTTTTCCTAATGTCTACCTCATCGTTGGAg tatgtAACGATGATTTAACGCATAGTAAAAAAGGTCGTACTGTAATGAATGAAACTGAACGTTACGAAGGAGTTCGTCATTGTCGTTACGTAGACGAAGTGGTCCGTGACGCCCCATGGGAAGTGGATGACGCTTATATCTTGAAACACAAGATTGATTTTATCGCCCACGATGATCTCCCCTACGGTTCGGACGATTGTAATGATATCTACGCAAAATGGAAAGCCCGGGGAATGTTTGTTGCAACGGAACGTACGGAAGGTGTCTCAACATCCGACATCGTAGCAAGAATCGTCCGGGATTATGACATTTATGTACGTCGTAATTTGCAACGTGGTTATTCGGCGAAAGATTTAAACATTTCGTATTTAAGTGAGAAAAAAATTCGCCTCCAAAATAAAATGCAcgaattaaaagataaaagtaAGAAGGTGATGAATTCTTTGGGTGAGAGGAAGGTTGATTTAATTACGAAGTGGGAGGATAAATCGAGGgaatttattgaaaactttttgttgttatttggCCGTGAACGTTTAACTAATATTTGGAATGAAAGTAAAGGAAGGATTTTGAACGCGTTGAGTCCACCAAGTTCGCCGATGAGAGAGGGTTCACCCACTTCTAGTAATGGAGATCTTTTTGATTCTTTCGAAGATAATTTATCGCCCCCGCGGAAATCGGCTCGATTAGAATCTCTCTCTCCTCAAAGTTCTTCGTCGTTGAGTGGTCGATATTCCAGTGTTAACGAATATAGCGACGAAGAGGAAATTGCCgcaaattaa
- the LOC111419981 gene encoding choline-phosphate cytidylyltransferase A-like: MLDIQQQNGEAPHKIMSRKRTRSRSEENINTKIQPLMMSYCQPAPFSDDEAAVRAREECDYTQKITYEQALNGEAPRPVRVYADGAYDLFHQGHARQLRQAKNAFPNIYLIVGVCNDELLHKMKGRTVMDEDERYNSVKHCRYVDEVLRNAPWEHSEEFLTENKIDFVAHDDIPYSSETTDDIYGPLKAKGMFLPTTRTEGVSTSDIVARIVRDYDIYIRRNLQRGYSAKELNISYLKEKKYKFQNKMHELKDKSKRVIDSIGERRDDLINKWEEKSKELVENFKLLFEPAKLRTIFSESRDKLLKALTPPGSPTESASTSSEDVEEEIDEPPRKLRRIY; this comes from the exons aTGTTAG ATATTCAACAACAAAACGGCGAAGCTCCACACAAAATCATGTCGAGGAAACGTACAAGAAGTCGTTCCGAAGAAAATATCAACACAAAAATTCAACCCCTTATGATG TCCTACTGCCAGCCGGCTCCTTTCAGTGATGACGAAGCTGCCGTAAGGGCTCGCGAAGAATGCGATTACACACAAAAAATCACCTACGAACAGGCGCTGAATGGGGAGGCCCCCAGGCCAGTGCGCGTTTATGCAGATGGGGCCTACGATCTCTTTCATCAGGGCCATGCCCGCCAGCTTCGGCAGGCCAAAAACGCCTTCCCTAACATCTATTTGATAGTCGGAG TTTGCAATGATGAGCTATTACATAAAATGAAAGGCCGTACTGTAATGGACGAAGATGAACGTTATAATTCAGTAAAACATTGTCGTTACGTCGACGAAGTCCTCCGTAACGCACCTTGGGAGCATAGCGAGGAATTTTTAaccgaaaataaaatagatttcgTCGCACACGATGATATTCCATACAGTTCTGAAACAACCGATGATATTTATGGCCCGTTAAAAGCGAAAGGAATGTTTTTGCCAACAACACGTACTGAGGGAGTTTCCACGTCGGATATCGTAGCTCGGATCGTTCGTGATTACGATATTTATATAAGAAGAAATTTGCAAAGGGGTTATTCAGCGAAGGAGTTGAATATTTCTTATTTGAAAGAGAAAAAGTAcaagtttcaaaataaaatgcaCGAGTTGAAAGATAAAAGTAAAAGGGTTATTGATTCGATTGGGGAAAGGAGGGAtgatttgattaataaatggGAAGAAAAATCGAAAGAGCtggttgaaaattttaaattattattcgaACCGGCCAAGTTAAGAACGATTTTTAGCGAGAGTCGTGATAAGCTATTGAAGGCGCTTACTCCGCCTGGTTCACCAACGGAAAGTGCAAGTACAAGCAGTGAGGATGTTGAGGAAGAAATTGATGAACCTCCACGGAAATTaagaagaatttattaa
- the LOC111419976 gene encoding serine protease inhibitor 88Ea-like isoform X2, translated as MWNIILTIFVTVFYEIQGQCLTVQDHKSPQMNAKQNLYSGEQEFSLNLLRAVNQLGPNDNLFFSPYSTYHALLLAYFISGGQTESFLKKTLRLDSSMDKSDVMNAYKLDKYITQSIAKSNSSYEFTNANRIYVDKGIEIRDCIEDLFREEFEKANFATNPEGARLTINNWVSQQTHNMIKDLLPPGVIDPQTNLVLVNAGYFKGSWKYEFNVSNTKEEVFYITPSKQTIVDMMYMEGVLSHDVSDVLDAHILELPYKGEEISMYILLPPFVKEDGVDNTLKKLTPERFQHMIRNHNTLLGKTVYLSLPKFSLEDTIEMTPVLQKLGVGDLFSESANFSTLTNRNVTLGSALHKAKIEVNEQGTEAAASTVLFTFRSSRPIEPAEFKCNHPFIYIIYDKIQDAVVFMGVFRRPY; from the exons ATGTGGAACATCATCTTAACCATTTTCGTTACCGTCTTCTACGAAATTCAAGGACAATGCCTGACCGTACAAGATCATAAGAGCCCCCAAATGAACGCCAAACAAAACCTCTACAGCGGCGAGCAAGAGTTTTCCTTGAACTTATTAAGAGCTGTTAATCAACTGGGGCCGAACGATAATCTTTTTTTCTCACCTTACTCCACTTACCACGCTTTGTTATTGGCCTATTTTATATCAGGGGGACAAACGGAGAGTTTTCTTAAGAAAACTTTGAGGTTAGATTCCTCCATG GATAAATCCGATGTGATGAACGCTTACAAATTAGATAAATACATCACTCAATCGATAGCAAAATCAAATAGTTCATATGAATTTACAAACGCAAACCGAATCTATGTAGATAAAGGTATTGAAATAAGAGACTGTATCGAAGATCTTTTCCGAGAAGAATTTGAAAAGGCCAATTTTGCAACAAACCCCGAAGGGGCTAGACTTACAATAAACAACTGGGTTTCACAACAAACTCATAACATGATTAAAGATTTGCTTCCACCTGGGGTAATCGATCCCCAAACCAATCTAGTTTTGGTCAATGCGGGTTACTTTAAGGGCAGTTGGAAATATGAATTTAATGTTTCTAATACTAAAGAAGAAGTATTTTATATAACCCCGTCAAAACAAACAATTgttgatatgatgtatatggaAGGTGTGCTTAGTCACGATGTTTCAGACGTCTTGGATGCGCATATTTTAGAATTACCTTACAAAGGAGAAGAAATTAGCATGTACATTTTACTCCCACCATTCGTTAAAGAGGATGGTGTTgataatactttaaaaaaactCACGCCAGAAAGATTCCAACACATGATTAGGAATCATAACACGTTATTAGGAAAAACTGTTTATTTATCTTTACCAAAGTTCAGTTTAGAAGATACAATCGAAATGACACCG gttCTTCAAAAATTAGGTGTAGGTGATTTATTTTCTGAAAGTGCTAATTTTTCAACGTTAACCAACCGAAATGTAACGTTAGGAAGTGCGTTGCATAAAGCGAAAATTGAGGTGAACGAGCAAGGAACTGAAGCTGCAGCTTCAACAGTATTATTTACATTCCGTTCAAGTAGACCTATAGAACCAGCTGAATTTAAATGTAATCATCcctttatttacattatttacGATAAAATACAAGACGCCGTTGTTTTTATGGGAGTATTTAGAAGACCATATTAA
- the LOC111419976 gene encoding serine protease inhibitor 88Ea-like isoform X1, producing MWNIILTIFVTVFYEIQGQCLTVQDHKSPQMNAKQNLYSGEQEFSLNLLRAVNQLGPNDNLFFSPYSTYHALLLAYFISGGQTESFLKKTLRLDSSMDKSDVMNAYKLDKYITQSIAKSNSSYEFTNANRIYVDKGIEIRDCIEDLFREEFEKANFATNPEGARLTINNWVSQQTHNMIKDLLPPGVIDPQTNLVLVNAGYFKGSWKYEFNVSNTKEEVFYITPSKQTIVDMMYMEGVLSHDVSDVLDAHILELPYKGEEISMYILLPPFVKEDGVDNTLKKLTPERFQHMIRNHNTLLGKTVYLSLPKFSLEDTIEMTPILESLGVGNLFHSDADFSLLSNKQKVSLGAGVHKARIDVDEKGSEAAAATALFTFRMMTDEADDDAVIFKCNRPFIFLLYNKKTSTIMFIGIYRNPK from the exons ATGTGGAACATCATCTTAACCATTTTCGTTACCGTCTTCTACGAAATTCAAGGACAATGCCTGACCGTACAAGATCATAAGAGCCCCCAAATGAACGCCAAACAAAACCTCTACAGCGGCGAGCAAGAGTTTTCCTTGAACTTATTAAGAGCTGTTAATCAACTGGGGCCGAACGATAATCTTTTTTTCTCACCTTACTCCACTTACCACGCTTTGTTATTGGCCTATTTTATATCAGGGGGACAAACGGAGAGTTTTCTTAAGAAAACTTTGAGGTTAGATTCCTCCATG GATAAATCCGATGTGATGAACGCTTACAAATTAGATAAATACATCACTCAATCGATAGCAAAATCAAATAGTTCATATGAATTTACAAACGCAAACCGAATCTATGTAGATAAAGGTATTGAAATAAGAGACTGTATCGAAGATCTTTTCCGAGAAGAATTTGAAAAGGCCAATTTTGCAACAAACCCCGAAGGGGCTAGACTTACAATAAACAACTGGGTTTCACAACAAACTCATAACATGATTAAAGATTTGCTTCCACCTGGGGTAATCGATCCCCAAACCAATCTAGTTTTGGTCAATGCGGGTTACTTTAAGGGCAGTTGGAAATATGAATTTAATGTTTCTAATACTAAAGAAGAAGTATTTTATATAACCCCGTCAAAACAAACAATTgttgatatgatgtatatggaAGGTGTGCTTAGTCACGATGTTTCAGACGTCTTGGATGCGCATATTTTAGAATTACCTTACAAAGGAGAAGAAATTAGCATGTACATTTTACTCCCACCATTCGTTAAAGAGGATGGTGTTgataatactttaaaaaaactCACGCCAGAAAGATTCCAACACATGATTAGGAATCATAACACGTTATTAGGAAAAACTGTTTATTTATCTTTACCAAAGTTCAGTTTAGAAGATACAATCGAAATGACACCG ATACTAGAATCGTTGGGTGTGGGAAACTTGTTTCATTCGGATGCCGATTTCTCGTTGTTGAGCAATAAACAGAAGGTTTCTTTGGGAGCCGGAGTGCACAAAGCGCGGATAGACGTCGATGAAAAAGGTTCTGAAGCGGCGGCCGCCACTGCTTTGTTCACTTTTCGTATGATGACCGACGAAGCGGACGATGATGCCGTTATATTCAAATGTAACAGACCgtttattttcttgttgtacaacaaaaaaactagTACGATCATGTTTATTGGTATCTATAGGAATCCGAAGTAA